The sequence gttttttttttttttttttgggctaggCTTGGGGTTTATCCAACTTCatcaaatactaaaaaaaatatattaaaaaaatatgttttgataCTTTAGAAACATTGCTATATTTGATTAGAAGAGctactcttttttaaaaacactttaaaaccgataccaaataatataaaaaaatgtattagtgCTTGATCCATTGGATCATTATGTTTAATTAGGTAGgccaaaaataaatccaaacaCATGTAACGTTAAGCATTAAGCATGAGATACGATCAAATGATTTTGATTGGACAATCAAAATCATTCACTTTCATATTTATAAAGTTAGATTCCAAATATCAAATggcaaaaaattattataaatcatatatatatatatgcatgagaTGGGTAAAGCCCAAATTTCAAATCTGATTGATATGAAACCCATTCATCAGACGTCAATACGCTTAACACAGCTGGACCAATAAAGAAGGCAGTAGTAGGGGATTATGACCCATTAACTTCATGTCTGCAAATCCCATTAACTACCCAAGTGGGGGATTCGTGGAAATGCACTAACAAACATATTcatcttaattaaattaatgtcattttctcaaaaataataataccacCGCTAATTTCATATATCTCTATCTCTTGTTGGCTACCTAAAAGCTGCAATTTTCTGTGGCAAGTTTCACAACCTGTACAATATAAGtgatggttttgttttgttttgtatttgtattattataataattattgtttttggcttataagtggaaagaaaaacaaaagagtaGAATGAATATTATTGTTGTGAAATAAATTGTTAATGCATAGCCCGTgacagagagagaaaatttggtCACGGGTGGCAAAATGGCTTGCAAGTTCTGACAAGCTACATTGAAAATGTGGCCCCTCTTTTCCCCATTTTAACATTCCACAATCTCAATCAAACCAAATCCACTTCTCAACCTTAGGTTTTTGGTTTCTTTAGTGTATCCATTAGCCCAACTCACATATTTTtatctttcccaaaaaaaataataataataataatcacatatttttatttaatttttgttttttaaattttattttatttatttattattattatttttttatggtgtgTGTTTTATGGAACACAAGCATTCCCTACTGTCCATTTCCACTGGCTGATCAGTCTCTGACTGCCCCCAAAGAGGCCTCAActtttttgctaaaaaaaaaaaaaaaaaaatgaaaaaagaccTCAACTTTATTGCTtccattttgttcttttttatttattaccaATCACCAAAAGTTGTCAACATTCTCAGATTGTcccatacaaaatatatatattgcagaGAATATTTAGATCACTTCTTCATGGTGAGGATATCTTAGTTTTATTCatttcaacaacaataataaacaaGTTTGAATGATATTGCAAATTTCAATTAAATCTATAAAACCAGGATTAAGAAGGTTATGTAAATCATATATGTaatgtaataatttatttaataagttCAAATTCCGATTAAGGATAGCCTATAGAacattggagaaaaaaaaacttttttaaatgcATCAAAGATATGTAGATATTAACTGATCATTgtgatttaatatttcaatgaaagtaacagaaaacaaaaattttgggaTCATCCGAAATTGAGGAGAGAATCAAGGCGGCTTCTCTCCAACaataaacagaaaaaagagaaaaaaaaaaaaaaatagtgtacTAGACCTACCTTTACTAGTCCTACCTTCAAAATTTGACTAACAATTTAAACCTTGCATGTGCCCTCCTATGGAATTGCTTACTCTCAAACAATTTTCCTCATCAGggcttttaacaaaattttgggaaaatataatatttttttttcctttttggaaaaaaaaaaaaaagttggtaaGGAAAAATAGAATATCTTTATCAATTGGGCAACATAAGAGAGACAGAGAAGATGAAACCCACCATGTGGAAATGCTTACTTTGAAGCGcactttgtatttttattggtcACCTTTACAAATGGTAAACATATCTTCTTCTTTCCCATTTGGCCTCCATTGTTTACACCTAGTTTTAGAATGCAGTTGGACTTCCTTTCCATATACacctaattttttgtttttgtgtaaattCAAGATTGCCGTTAGCTATCAAATCCCTCCACACTGTAGCatatcattcttttttcttttttaatatatatatatatatatatatatatttttttttttttgttttcaccgAAAGTGCATATTGAAAAGGTCAAGGCTGACTTAATCCCAGCGGCGCTTGACGatgttcaaaataaaatatggttGAGAGCTGAGACATATATTCCAACTACCCTGGTTGGGCAAATTACTGAAGaccaaaatagaaaatgaagTCTGTGTAAATTAAAAGTGCTTTAGATTGTCACAAGGTCAAAAACTTCTACCCACAAGGACAAACAGATCATGACTTTTCATATATTGCACAATtcatccccccaaaaaaaaaaaaaaaaaaaaaaaaggactttcATATATTCCatgtaaccttttttttttttttttttttttaatcccaaGCAATCAAAATGTTGTTTTTAAGAAAATGGGTGTAGACTGTAAATCAGagctaattattttttcttaaatcattaaaaaaaaaagtggttaattgttcaaaataaataagtaaataaaccgATGATAGTACAGTACCCAAAACTCaaagctatatgtatatatatagttgatcaTCTTTCCTGCCGAACAGAAGATTTCCTCCCTCTTTCTCTCCAAACTCCTCAGGTAACTTCCTCTTCCATTTTTAATCTCTCCTATCCTCTCAACTCCATTAGAGGACTCTTATCACACCATTTATACCCCATTGATCttcaatctatttttttttttctactagtAAAAAAGATAGATTTTTGACATCTTTTCTTTCTTGGGTTTTGTCattctttatttattgatttattttttcttgattAATTCAGTTTTACATGAAAATTCCTTATTTTGATCCATTTTTCTAGGGAAAATTACTAAACTCACCCATTTCATCTTTCTTCCATATAAGAATCAATCAATTCcttcatttcaaaaaaaaaaaaaaaaaaaaaactgctttcactctctttctctctgacTCTGTTTTTATACTTTTAACTCCAGGTAGATATATAATAGTAGAGATGGTAGTAGAAGTGCTAGCGATAGTTGTGTTGCTCATAAGCGCAAACGGAGCAGAAAGCAGAAAAGCCAAATTTGGGAACCACTTTGAATACTCCGCCATAAGTTGCAGAGCACATGGAGCATCTTTGACAGATTTTGGAGGAGTTGGTGATGGAACTACTTCTAACACGAAGGCTTTTAAGACAGCGATCGATCATCTAAGCCAGTTTTCATCATTTGGTGGGTCTGAGCTATTTGTTCCTCCTGGAAAATGGTTGACTGGCAGTTTCAATCTCACCAGCCATTTCACTCTTTATCTCCATAAAAATGCTGTCCTCCTTGCTTCTCAGGTTACTAAAAAAGCCTCACAAATTACTTTTACCCCTTTCTCATGAATATTATAGAATGACAAATTATAACTCTGCTACACTATGCATCAATcctgcatcattaaaaaaaaaataaataaataaaaaattgcattaTCAATCCATGgttgataataattttgtaaattaaatttattatctattgcattttttggcaaaattttaatgaactaataatgtatatatatatatatgttttttagaaaaaatcgttttaagaattttatagtAGTATGTTTGTAATTGCACTGAAAACTATGAAATatgcttttgttgttttttgtttttgtttttggtgaaattGAAACTTGCTTTTGTTTTCTAGGCCAAGTCATGTGAGAAAAAAACTCTAAATAAATGGGTCTATTCAGATTTGTTTTTCTGCTTTGGAAAGTGGCAATTAGAgaagtctttttttatttatttttttattgttttgataatgCAACTAAAGAAGTGAGATGGAAATGTTGAATAGTTCATTCTTGTGATGGGTcccactttttgttttaatgtgaTATTAACCATCTCGTGAATATAGATCTGTCCGAACGTGTAAAGTTCAGTTTTGAGTGTGACTATCAGGATTCTAGATCTATAGGAGGAAAAAccttattattacttttttatttttatcaatattatttattattattcaatatgTATTTGCATAGCTAATACAGGAGAATTCTACATGTAAATGATCCACATACGGATCGTattcaaaattgatattttttgaataaaaacataaaattttaatatgtacaATGTACAACAAAATCGATATTTTCGttcaaaaaatatcaatttttaatacatttacaTGCAGATCATATGCACTACAGAAAAAATCCAATgtgataaactatatatattcataattaaatatttaataactattttgaaaaatctatatattttattttgatattatttattattgttcgTAAAAGTAATACCATGGCCATAAAATAATGGTTCTTGAAAAAAATCAGAGAACCATCCTTTAAGGAACAATTCTATGTTTTTAAACGAAAAAAATTGTTCCGAAGTATATGGCCAAATATGTGTGCTTTTACTGCATTTTAGTATACCATTTTCTATGGCATTTTTGGCTGGAGATCCTTTTCTATCAGTAGTTCGTCACTCCTTCTTAGGAATAGAGTCCGATTTAGCTTGAAATGATCAAGGAGATTGATATTGTAAATAAAACCTTAAGCAACCAATAAAATCATGTGGAATTTCTATACTGAATTCATAATTTGAACAGAATAAGATGAATTCTGACAGGTGTAGTTCAACTTCTTGTATTTCAGTAAGCTTCCTAGTATTGATGATTATGCTCTAAAGAACTTTGCTTATTCcatgaaaatgatttttttttttttttttggataaacatGAAAATGAGCTAATGTGTGCTAGAATCATACATTATGCGTATTTATTTCTTCCAGCAAATTCACTATTTTTGCAGGATGAGAATGAATGGCCATTGATTGACCCACTACCATCATATGGTCGAGGAAGGGACACAGAAGGTGGAAGATTCAGCAGTCTTATATTTGGAACCAATCTCACCGATGTTGTAATAACAGGTAAACTAATTGCGAAAATTTCAATTGAACTTGAACCAAATATTATAGAGAAAAGTTACTAAAAGTTATGATACATAAACATATGAAATTGCTCTGCACTTAGGGGACAATGGCACCATTGATGGGCAAGGTGAAGTATGGTGGCAAAAATTCCACAAGGGAGAGCTTAATTATACCAGGCCATACCTGATCGAAATCATGTTCTCCGATAGAGTTCAAATATCTAATCTCACTTTGATGAATTCTCCATCATGGAATGTCCATCCTGTTTACAGCAGGTTTTACTACTTACCAATTCCATTTTGTTCTGTGGTGCATTTACTGCTTAGAGACTTTTCTCAGTGAGAATGGATGgaatttgaccttttttttttttttttaattccaaaatGAAATGCAGCAATGTTATTGTTCAAAGCCTCACTATCTTAGCTCCTGTAACATCTCCAAACACTGATGGGATCAACCCTGGTAagcattgtttatatatatatatatatatatacatttactgCTTTTCAGAGCTCAACATGTTTCAACTTCTTAGCATTGAAAGCCATACACACAATTCTTCTGTTATAATGCCTTGTTTTCTGTTTATGTTATCTTGTATAGATTCTTGCACGAATACCAGGATCGAAGATTGTTACATCGTCTCTGGAGATGACTGTGTAGCTGTGAAGAGTGGTTGGGATGAGTATGGTATTGCTTTTGGAATGCCAACCAAGCAGCTTGTGATCAGAAGGCTCACCTGCATTTCTCCGTTTAGTGCTGTGATTGCACTGGGAAGTGAGATGTCCGGTGGGATTCAGGATGTGAGGGCAGAGGACATTGTTGCCATTGATTCAGAATCAGGAGTCAGGATCAAAACTGCTATAGGAAGAGGAGGTTTTGTGAAAGATATATATGTAAGAGGGATGACCATGAAGACCATGAAATGGGCATTTTGGATGACAGGAAATTACGGTTCTCATGCAGATAATAACTTCGATCCTAATGCGCTCCCAGTGATCCAGAACATAAATTATCGTGATATGGTTGCTGAGAATGTAACAATGGCAGCTAGATTAGAGGGAATTCCTGGTGATCCATTTACCGGCATTTGCATTTCTAATGTCACTATTGAACTAGCCAAGAACGCAAAGAAAGTGCCATGGAATTGTACTGATATTGCTGGGATTTCAAGTGCAGCGACTCCTAAGCCTTGTCATCTCCTTCCAGATCAAGGTCCAGAGAAGATAGCAGCTTGTGATTTTCCAGAGGATAAACCGCCTATTGATGATGTTGAAGTCCAGTCTTGCTCTTTCAGgaggaaatatatataacaaatatgtTTGTAAAACCACAAGTTCtagaaaaccaagaaaaaattGTCAATGAAAAATGACAATGAACCGTTTGGTGAGACATGGAACACTTTTTGGGCAcccactttctttctttttcttctgttatttttaaggaaaaatatggctttctgtgaagtccagccgcaccaacccacaacctcaccaaccgcaccaaccacagccaccattgttgacagccaccattgttgacatgctgcaccgatcaacaattgtgggctaagttgttgaagattgtggccatgcttgcctataaataggctccttcccgttccATGAAAAtaaagccaagagagcaagagaaaactccaagagagagagttgtttaagttccagagagaacttgagagaagagtgagcaattccagagagaattggagagtgaagagagaggttccaagagagaatcctccatgagagaagtttttatttttgtattctatttttaagagattaatagaattcttttattttcttctcatatttcttctctaaagtggtcagagaaccacaacaagtggtatcagagccccagatcgagagcttgggttcaaaatttgaagaaacagagccattgttcttcaagttggtgtttcggaaagttgctcaaataattaatttgacaatcccaggtgaaagtacccgacgagaggagaacaacgaagttcgccggagagaaaacggacctcccacgcgcccgcacgcgccgcctgaaatttttctgcaactgttcacgcgcccacgcgccgcacgcgccgtctggaggttgaagacgaccacgtcatcagccacgtcagcagccacgtcagcacacctgccacgtcatctgccacaccagccgacacgtcatctgccacgtgtcgccacgtcatctgccacgtggtgccacgtcagcaccatctgccacgtcagcaatattttctgaaattacggaacagcccctgaagtttcggaaattacggaacagccctgaattattggaaattacagagtgacccctgtagttttctgaaattacggtgaagcccctgaactattggaaattacagattgacccctgaagtttctgtatttgcaggttgacccagaaattttgtgaaattacagttttgccccaaaatttctggtaattatattttgaccccggaagagtcaagtccaccattttcggccgttccggacgcaacggttaactccgttttgccaaattcagctccaattttggtcaagccataatgtcaatggaagaatcatcttcgggagctatggttaagctcactgccacaaattatacactttggagacctcggatggaagatctcctcaattgtaaggatctgtttgatcctatagaagctaaaggcgaaaaccccgatcccagcaaagtagcagaattgaagaaattaaacaagaaaacgatcggtcagatcaggcaatggatcgaccacagtgtcttccatcatgtagcgaaggaaacggatgcatatgccctctggacaaaattggaggacatgtaccaggccaagactgctcggaacaaagccctgttgcttaagcgattggtacatctaacattacagagtggaacttctgtagccgagcataccagtgagttccagagcttggtaaatcaactatctgctgtggattaccaactaggggatgaggatcaggccctcctacttctaagctctcttccagacagttgggagacattggtagtctctctcagcaattcggccccgaatggcaaacttactctgtctatggttaaggatgccctatttaatgaagaggccaggagaaaggacattggcatggatcagtcacatgccctcgtcacagagagaggaagacagcaaagaggtggtcgagatagggggagaggcaggagcaagagcagaggcagatctacagacggtagaaaatcatcgtataagtgctatcattgtggcctggagggtcacatgaagaagaactgcagaaagttgttgagagagcagagactccaaggtaatcagccgaagaaggatggagagacactagtcacttgtacaggagaagtggcgctctgctccaccgaagaagagacatgccttcatatatcaacccaagatgttgagtgggtagtcgatactgcagcatcctaccatgtcactccacacagagatttctttaaaacgtacaaagcaggagactttggtacggtaaagatgggaaattccagtttcgcaaagattatgggaactggtgatattcagataaaaacgaatgttggttgtacaatcattttgaaggatgtccgtcatgttccagatcttcggcttaatctactttcgggagtagctttagacaagcaaggctatgacaactacttcagcaaaggcacatggaaaatgacgaaaggtgccatagttgtcgcccgaggacatatttgtggaacgttgtacaagactcatgtgaagatatgtgcagacagcctcaatattgcagaaggagaggcgtctcaaaatctgtggcaccagagactcggtcacatgagtgaaaaaggattgtccactttggcaaggaagaagcttatcactgtttgcaaggatgctgcgctagatccttgtaatcactgcttgtttggtaagcaacatagagtctccttcagttcctctgcattgagaagatcagagttgcttagtctggtgcactctgatgtttgtggtcccatggaggtggaatcattaggtggcaacaagtatttcctgaccttcattgatgatgcttcacggaaggtgtgggtatatttcttgaagacaaaggaccaggtattggattacttcaaactgtttcataccatggtagagcgtgaaacaggaaagaagctgaaatgtctccgctcagataatggaggcgagtatacttccaaggagttcgatgcctactgcagaagacacggcattcgacatgagaagacggtccctcgtaccccacaacataatggaatagccgaaagaatgaaccgaaccattatggaaaaggtcagaagtatgctcagtatggctaagctgccaaagccattctggggagaagctgttcgtgccgcccgctatttaatcaacagatcaccgtcagtaccgttgaattttgaaattccggagaaagtgtggtcgggtaagattccctcctactctcatttaagagtgtttggttgtatagcttatgtacatgtatccaaggagctcagacagaagctcgatgcaagatctactccatgcatctttataggatatggagacgaagaattcggatacaggttttgggacccgaaaaccaagaaggttattagaagcagggatgtagtattccatgaaaaccagaaaatggaagacattgcaaagcccagaatgtctcctaattgtagttctagtgccgagaatttttgtcctaatccagcaccagcacaaatagccacagaggataatgaggtgcatgaagatataccagaagcagaccaggaggaagaaggggataatgagcagggggagactcaatcctctcaagcagctgcagggccatcacagcggtcagatgatggtacacctcctgaaaccagtggtttacaagttcggagatctgagcgaggccgaattccatcaaagagatttccagaatctgagtatattctgcttactgaagaaggggagccagagagtttccaggaagctgtttctcatcaagagaaggaaaagtggctgcaagcaatgcaagatgagatggaatccttgcagaaaaatcatacttatgagttggttgagcttccaacaggaaagaaggcactaaagaataaatgggtgttcaagctcaagaaagatggcagcggaagggtggtgaaacacaaagcccgattggtggtcaaaggatttcttcagaagaaaggaattgactttgatgagattttttcaccagtggtaaaaatgacttcaattcgagtcatttttggtttagtagcaagtctaaacctagagcttgaacagatggatgtgaagacagcatttcttcacggtgatttacatgaagaaatctacatggagcagccagaaggatttgaggtttcagggaaagaaaacctcgtatgcaagctaaagaagagcttgtatggcctcaagcaagcaccaagacaatggtacaagaagtttgactcgtttatggtaagtcaaggttataaaaggactgcagcagaccagtgtgtttatattcaaaaattttcaggtggaaacttcattgcacttttgctatatgtggacgacatgttgatcgttggacaagatgcaatgaagattagtcagctgaagaaagaattgtctaagtcttttgatatgaaagacttaggatcagctcaacaaattttgggaatgcaaataatctgagacaggaagaatagaaggttatggctatctcaagagaagtatgttgaacgggtgataaagagattcaacatggataaagccaaaccggtcagcattccacttgcaaatcattttaagttgagtaagagaatgtgcccctcatccaaagaagagatagaggagatggtttcagtaccatattcttcagcggtaggaagtctgatgtatgcaatggtgtgtaccagaccagacattgctcatgcagtaggtgttgtgagcagatttctttcaaatcctggaaagaaacactgggaagcagtcaaatggattctcaggtatcttaaaggtacatcgaagctgtgcttgtgctacgggggaggtgatccaatcttagaaggctatacagatacagatatggccggagaccctgataatagaaagtctacatcaggttatctctacacttttgcagggggagctgtgtcatggcagtcaagattgcagaagtgtgttgctttatccactactgaagcagagtacattgccgcagcggaagcgggtaaggaaatgttgtggttaaagcgttttctcacagaattgggcatcaagcaagaagactacaagatacattgtgataaccaaagtgccatggatttgagcaaaaactcaatgtatcattcccgtacaaagcacattgacatccgctatcattggatacgcgaagtaatagatcaacagttgctgaaactgatgaagatccacacaaaagagaatccagcagatatgctaacaaaagttgttgctcaagagaagctgaagctatgcagagacatagctggaatagatggcagatgaccatcagttttaaatgcggctggagggggagaattgtgaagtccagccgcaccaacccacaacctcaccaaccgcaccaaccacagccaccattgttgacagccaccattgttgacatgctgcaccgatcaacaattgtgggctaagttgttgaagattgtggccatgcttgcctataaataggctccttcccgttccATGAAAAtaaagccaagagagcaagagaaaactccaagagagagagttgtttaagttccagagagaacttgagagaagagtgagcaattccagagagaattggagagtgaagagagaggttccaagagagaatcctccatgagagaagtttttatttttgtattctatttttaagagattaatagaattcttttattttcttctcatatttcttctctaaagtggtcagagaaccacaacacttTCAAGCTCCAGATTTGAGGAAAGTTTTCCTCAGTTGTTTAAGACAACCATAAACGGGGCCAGATAAGTTACGAGGTTTTGGCACTTTAAGCATAAACTAAGGATGGGCATGAATTGGATTAGTTTAGTTTTGGACTAAAATATAATCCAGTGCAtacttattgatttttttaatatgcaattcaaatcaaattattaaaacgttaaattcaaactaaaccAAATAATTTATGATTGGTTTGGTTGATCAatcttactaatttataaatatataatacaaatataaaatataaataataaattataattatataaacataaaatacaattaaaataatacaacatagtctacaatggaaaataaagaaaaaaatatagcaaatgatacacatcatgcattTATCAAGTAGCAAGCATTAatatcatcatctcactcctacaaaatcaaattaaaattattagaacaaataatataaaataatacattcatctaaattcattcactcaaaaatcgatttgggatttggggatataaaaaaatatatatattaaaaattgatatataaaaatgaaaaacaaagttaaaaattaatatataaaaatgaaaaaaataaaaaatatataattttttaattatataatatattatttggattgtattgaatttatatttccACTCCATAACCAAtacaatccatacaatttataatattttaaactcaatccaatccaattgatgtaaaaatccaatccaaatagtTAAAAATAGATTAGATTAGACGGATTAAACAGGttagattggattttgcccatcCCTAGCAAAAACTACCATTTTATAATGCAGCAAATTCTCAATTAACTACTGTAAAAGATGGAAAAACAAGCACAGAAGCAGGCTTTCATTTAAGATGCTTAAGATTTCAGACAGCAAAAGGAACCAGAAATAGCTTTCACCAGACCCTTTTTATTTGATTGTTAAGAAGAACAAATACATATTCATCAGCAATGCAACATTGCAATTATGCCAAGTTGTAAATCAATGAAAAGATCAGCACCAATCTTTTCGCTgatttcaacttttgttttgggcatcaacaTCCCTTTTGGAACCTAAATATAGCTCAATATAAGAACCATTGACCATCCACTTGGGACATGCTGATTTCAGTCAAATACCAAATCCTTCAGTTCATTGCACATTAATGACCTCAAGTTGCAAGTAAACATGTTTTTTTCAGGATCTATTCCTATCATCCGGGGAATGATACACCGCATACAAGGGAAAAGCTTGTCCACCATATATTTCTACAGCATATGTAAAATCATTATATCCTAATGGATTGGGGGTCTGGATTGAACTTAATCGATTCCCTCCAGATGAGCTCTTTGATGTGCTCTTCACTGCATGATGGATGCTCAAAATCAAAGCTGAATGGCCTGGGGCATACAGGCTCGTCATTGATATCATGAAGGGATGACAAGTATGGGTGACAAAGTGCCTCATCAACTG comes from Ziziphus jujuba cultivar Dongzao chromosome 6, ASM3175591v1 and encodes:
- the LOC107430164 gene encoding probable polygalacturonase, with product MVVEVLAIVVLLISANGAESRKAKFGNHFEYSAISCRAHGASLTDFGGVGDGTTSNTKAFKTAIDHLSQFSSFGGSELFVPPGKWLTGSFNLTSHFTLYLHKNAVLLASQDENEWPLIDPLPSYGRGRDTEGGRFSSLIFGTNLTDVVITGDNGTIDGQGEVWWQKFHKGELNYTRPYLIEIMFSDRVQISNLTLMNSPSWNVHPVYSSNVIVQSLTILAPVTSPNTDGINPDSCTNTRIEDCYIVSGDDCVAVKSGWDEYGIAFGMPTKQLVIRRLTCISPFSAVIALGSEMSGGIQDVRAEDIVAIDSESGVRIKTAIGRGGFVKDIYVRGMTMKTMKWAFWMTGNYGSHADNNFDPNALPVIQNINYRDMVAENVTMAARLEGIPGDPFTGICISNVTIELAKNAKKVPWNCTDIAGISSAATPKPCHLLPDQGPEKIAACDFPEDKPPIDDVEVQSCSFRRKYI